A window of Pueribacillus theae contains these coding sequences:
- a CDS encoding transposase: MANYHQLRFTNASVEGKNNKINTLQRKYYFTRNPQVYKQ, translated from the coding sequence ATCGCGAATTATCACCAGCTGCGTTTTACAAATGCTTCGGTTGAGGGAAAAAACAACAAAATTAATACGCTGCAACGAAAGTATTACTTTACTCGCAATCCACAAGTATATAAGCAATGA
- a CDS encoding transposase — protein MDLTKAYHAFIRTVYPKNAIRIADRFHVNHYVTEAFQKNT, from the coding sequence ATGGATCTGACAAAAGCTTATCACGCCTTTATTCGCACAGTATACCCAAAAAACGCCATTCGGATTGCCGATCGGTTTCATGTCAATCATTATGTGACGGAAGCATTTCAAAAAAATACGTAA
- a CDS encoding aspartate/glutamate racemase family protein produces the protein MEKRIFIQSSTDIDKISVYKEGIKNHAQMILPNYSFEIGGVKKSFPAEFMVNEFFNSKEILRNIIHAEKNGFDAIALHCFLDPVLDEARELVNIPVVSMAESSMLMSLMYGKKFAIVTYTPQLAKKSFPNLINKYGLRQHSIDTQYFEVSLRDLENAFSNPEPVINQFLDACEKAVNQGAEVILPGCGLLNIICVQNNISKVKETGATILDVTGATLKMADAQITLQQVSGTDISRCGYYESPKTLPIIEV, from the coding sequence TTGGAAAAAAGAATTTTTATTCAAAGTAGTACAGATATTGATAAAATATCAGTCTATAAGGAGGGTATTAAAAATCATGCGCAGATGATTTTGCCAAATTATTCATTTGAAATAGGTGGTGTTAAGAAAAGTTTTCCAGCCGAATTTATGGTAAATGAGTTTTTTAATAGTAAAGAAATTCTTCGAAATATCATTCACGCTGAAAAGAATGGTTTTGATGCTATTGCCTTACATTGCTTTTTGGACCCCGTACTGGATGAGGCTAGGGAGTTAGTTAATATTCCAGTTGTTAGTATGGCAGAATCTTCAATGTTAATGTCGTTGATGTATGGTAAGAAGTTCGCAATTGTCACATATACACCCCAACTAGCAAAAAAATCTTTCCCAAATCTTATCAATAAATATGGCTTGAGACAGCATTCCATCGATACCCAATATTTTGAAGTCAGTTTGAGGGATCTGGAAAATGCCTTTTCGAATCCCGAGCCTGTTATAAATCAATTTTTAGATGCTTGTGAAAAGGCGGTAAATCAGGGAGCTGAGGTAATTTTACCAGGATGTGGTTTGCTAAATATTATATGCGTACAAAACAACATTTCAAAAGTTAAAGAGACTGGCGCTACAATCTTAGATGTTACCGGTGCTACTTTGAAAATGGCAGATGCACAAATAACATTACAACAAGTCTCTGGAACCGATATAAGTAGATGTGGCTATTATGAAAGTCCAAAAACTTTGCCAATAATAGAAGTTT